The proteins below are encoded in one region of Triticum aestivum cultivar Chinese Spring chromosome 1B, IWGSC CS RefSeq v2.1, whole genome shotgun sequence:
- the LOC123145854 gene encoding formin-like protein 20, translating into MLCHVSQLTRWLARRNQPPRWRSLPAFTFARSLAAFYFFARSLAALSPLFSFLFCEALDETSRPRPHPDTELSLDVPSLPLEPTHSRRDFAPPPPPPPPPSSRAPAGSPRPFPPRGRLWQSISRGGGGLLFGTQGAEPGRRPRAVLVEPLLPMGGWWLRCSQQPPSLAGSGGRPARAGTWLGPLPASTSRCRPPLPHLLLCLAPPSAPPSPPCCLPCRRHSHRSLASRVTIASVRHLQLQATGQRVTQCHPTTPPQALLAQRGQCCSPPASLLRSTLSLLCPAAPPPFPSTMASPSRFVRRRIHDGLLLQGSAMEVAASPVSIRLPPDPRRSSRDPSPVPRRLGPPRPAPRTTRRAGRPRPSPSSGRTCGLGSPTASAPASSRPCRPRPPPRHQEQQRHGSRCEAPL; encoded by the exons ATGCTGTGCCACGTTAGCCAGCTAACACGTTGGCTGGCTAGAAGAAACCAGCCGCCTCGCTGGCGCTCGCTTCCAGCCTTTACTTTCGCTCGCTCGCTCGCAGCCTTTTATTTTTTCGCTCGCTCGCTCGCAGCCTTATCTCCTCTGTTTTCTTTTCTCTTCTGCGAGGCTCTCGATGAAACATCCCGACCTCGCCCCCATCCAGACACCGAGCTCTCACTGGATGTACCGTCGTTGCCGCTTGAGCCCACACACAGTCGCCGGGATttcgccccgccccctcctccccctcccccaccaagCTCGAGAGCACCGGCAGGATCACCCCGTCCTTTCCCTCCGCGCGGGAGGTTATGGCAGAGCatcagccggggcggcggcggtctTCTCTTCGGCACACAGGGAGCCGAGCCGGGGCGGCGTCCCCGTGCCGTGTTGGTGGAGCCCCTCCTCCCGATGGGTGGCTGGTGGCTCCGTTGCTCGCAGCAGCCCCCATCGCTCGCCGGATCTGGCGGCCGGCCAGCACGTGCGGGGACTTGGTTGGGCCCGTTGCCGGCGAGCACAAGTCGCTGCCGTCCGCCGCTTCCTCATCTTTTGTTGTGCCTTGCGCCACCTAgcgctcccccttcgcccccctgCTGCTTGCCATGTAGGCGCCATAGCCATCGCTCCCTTGCCTCGCGCGTCACCATCGCCTCGGTCCGACACCTCCAACTCCAAGCCACCGGCCAACGAGTGACACAATGCCACCCCACCACACCACCACAAGCGCTACTGGCCCAGCGGGGCCAGTGTTGCTCCCCTCCGGCCTCTCTTTTGAGGTCAACCCTGAGCCTCCTTTGTCCCGCGGCTCCACCTCCGTTCCCGtccaccatggcctctccgtctcGATTCGTCCGTCGCAGGATCCACGATGGTCTCCTCCTCCAGGGATCCGCCATGGAGGTTGCCGCCTCTCCCGTCTCGATCCGTCTGCCGCCGGATCCACGGCGGAGCAGCCGAGATCCCTCACCCGTTCCGCGACGCCTCGGCCCGCCAAGGCCAGCGCCGAGGACGACAAGGCGCGCAGGAAGGCCAAGGCCCTCACCAAGCAGCGGAAGGACTTGCGGGCTAGGCTCGCCTACCGCAAGCGCGCCCGCTAGCTCACGTCCATGCCGGCCAAGGCCACCGCCGCGACACCAG GAACAACAACGCCATGGATCCCGATGTGAAGCTCCACTGTAG